A region from the Rhodamnia argentea isolate NSW1041297 chromosome 7, ASM2092103v1, whole genome shotgun sequence genome encodes:
- the LOC115737705 gene encoding UPF0481 protein At3g47200-like, whose protein sequence is MPRKSEARRSQTARSGSSSHHVVDVEMADGSSARSADGIGFCIFRVPQSLSDINQVAYQPNTVPIGPYHHRKPQFQKIQEHKRRFSIDLLNRTNQRRDKLKHFIEALKPREEKVRKCYSEALAFDGDELIEMMVLDGCFIIELFCKYHRKLPGHTDPGQDPLLTEPWVLPYIMRDLAKLENQIPWFILKDLFDLTLGCWNESHPSLSDLALSFFNRTVQRPKDVLKKYPDWDGEHLLNFLRFTNNPDSSETKQRPNKFLRLIQPASKLHQAGIKFKPTHRESFMDIKFNNGVLEIPVLKFDDFMSSLFLNFIAFEQCHRGSSKHVTTYATFMACLLNTPADAGLLCDRKIIERYFGTDERIAHFFSNIGKDVVFDIHNNYLCQVFEDVNKYNEKDWRVHWASFKNTYFSTRWSLISAVAAFMLLALATIQSFFAVYAFYRPPNSSQMTFNVCKSSSAHSCWSL, encoded by the coding sequence ATGCCCAGAAAGTCTGAAGCTCGCCGCAGCCAAACCGCCAGGAGCGGTAGTTCTTCTCATCATGTGGTCGATGTCGAAATGGCCGATGGAAGTAGCGCGAGATCAGCCGACGGCATAGGTTTCTGCATCTTTAGAGTGCCTCAAAGCTTGTCCGATATCAATCAGGTGGCGTACCAGCCTAACACGGTCCCGATCGGCCCCTACCACCACAGAAAGCCACAGTTTCAGAAGATTCAAGAGCACAAGCGGCGATTCTCCATCGATCTGCTCAATCGAACAAACCAAAGGAGGGATAAGCTAAAGCACTTCATCGAGGCTTTGAAACCAAGGGAGGAGAAGGTGAGAAAGTGTTATTCCGAGGCCTTAGCTTTCGACGGCGATGAGCTCATCGAGATGATGGTCCTTGATGGTTGCTTCATCATTGAGCTATTCTGCAAGTACCACCGAAAATTGCCGGGCCACACCGATCCGGGGCAGGACCCCTTATTGACCGAGCCCTGGGTGTTGCCTTACATCATGCGGGATCTCGCTAAACTCGAGAACCAGATTCCTTGGTTCATTCTTAAAGATCTGTTCGATCTGACGCTGGGGTGCTGGAATGAGAGCCATCCTTCTCTGTCCGATCTCGCCTTGAGTTTCTTCAACCGCACGGTTCAAAGACCCAAGGATGTCTTGAAGAAGTACCCAGATTGGGATGGAGAACATCTGCTTAATTTCCTCCGTTTTACTAACAACCCAGATTCTTCAGAGACAAAACAGAGACCCAATAAATTCCTTCGCCTAATCCAGCCCGCGAGCAAGCTCCACCAGGCAGGCATTAAGTTCAAGCCAACCCATCGTGAAAGCTTCATGGACATAAAGTTCAACAACGGTGTCCTGGAAATTCCAGTATTAAAGTTCGATGACTTCATGAGTTCTCTGTTCCTCAATTTCATTGCGTTTGAGCAGTGCCACAGGGGCTCCTCCAAGCATGTCACGACTTATGCCACTTTCATGGCTTGCCTCCTTAACACACCGGCAGATGCCGGGTTACTGTGCGACCGCAAGATCATTGAGAGATATTTTGGGACGGATGAGAGGATTGCCCATTTCTTCAGCAACATCGGGAAAGACGTCGTGTTTGATATCCACAATAACTACTTATGCCAGGTGTTTGAGGATGTGAACAAGTATAACGAGAAGGACTGGCGAGTGCATTGGGCCAGCTTCAAGAACACTTACTTCAGCACACGTTGGTCCCTCATATCAGCTGTAGCAGCATTCATGCTTCTTGCTCTCGCGACAATTCAGTCTTTCTTTGCTGTGTATGCTTTTTACCGGCCTCCCAATTCCAGTCAGATGACGTTTAATGTATGTAAATCATCTTCTGCTCATAGTTGTTGGTCACTATAA
- the LOC125315964 gene encoding LRR receptor kinase BAK1-like, translating into MVFNLRTFSFTESDEDDPTPPKSFSLKELRVATHDFSHRNVVGGGDFGMVYRGHLADGSQVVVKRAFIIDQEREENFGREMQVARSVSTHPNVVSLRGFCRTKRELLLVYPLMIHNSLASNLGAQSERPTGPLDWTTRTRIALGAATGLAHLHDQGNFRIMHRHICPHSILLNSQFEAVITGFCSSVIMHKRNVQGRTIKSQVEDSVVSGSSSQTYHCYDDVYVDNHIHGVNGFIAPEYRNTGKCTLKNDVSPTGERFLGSSLDRRLGTFFRRCSGNYVEKEAEGLVRLALLCAHENPSVRPEMSEVVRMLESQFLQRDTSSRSSWSQSECDSTPYYSFPPSPSPMGIAP; encoded by the exons ATGGTGTTCAATCTCCGAACCTTCAGTTTTACCGAGTCCGATGAAGACGATCCAACACCTCCTAAAAGCTTCTCTCTAAAGGAGCTCCGAGTTGCGACGCACGACTTTAGCCATCGCAACGTCGTGGGCGGAGGTGATTTCGGCATGGTTTATCGGGGACACTTAGCCGACGGTTCTCAAGTGGTAGTAAAGAGAGCATTCATTATCGACCAAGAAAGGGAAGAGAACTTTGGGAGGGAGATGCAAGTGGCGAGATCGGTGTCGACACACCCAAACGTGGTTAGCCTGAGGGGCTTTTGCAGGACAAAGAGAGAGCTTTTGCTGGTCTATCCCTTGATGATCCACAACAGCCTCGCTTCTAATCTTGGGGCACAATCGGAACGGCCGACCGGACCTCTCGATTGGACAACTCGCACACGCATAGCCTTGGGAGCAGCCACAGGTTTAGCGCACCTGCACGATCAAGGTAATTTCAGGATCATGCACCGCCACATTTGCCCACATAGTATATTGCTGAACTCGCAATTTGAGGCGGTGATAACAGGTTTCTGCTCTTCCGTGATCATGCACAAGAGAAATGTACAGGGGCGGACTATAAAGTCCCAGGTAGAAGATTCAGTTGTTTCCGGCTCCAGTTCTCAAACATATCATTGCTATGACGATGTTTATGTTGACAACCACATCCACGGTGTGAATGGGTTCATTGCCCCAGAGTACAGAAACACAGGAAAGTGCACACTGAAGAACGACGTTTCGCCTACGGGAGAACGCTTCTTGGGCTCGTCTCTGGACAGGCGACTGGGAACCTTTTTCCGCCGGTGTTCG GGAAACTACGTGGAAAAGGAAGCAGAGGGACTAGTCCGGTTGGCATTGTTGTGCGCACATGAGAATCCATCTGTTCGACCAGAGATGTCTGAAGTGGTTCGAATGCTCGAAAGCCAGTTTCTTCAGCGGGACACTAGTTCAAGGAGTAGTTGGAGTCAAAGCGAGTGTGACTCAACTCCGTACTACTCTttccctccttctccttctcctatGGGGATTGCTCCCTGA
- the LOC115737707 gene encoding BRASSINOSTEROID INSENSITIVE 1-associated receptor kinase 1-like, with protein MVFNLRTFSFAESIEDDPTPPKSFSLKELRVATDNFSSNNIVGDEWGSKVYSGRLANGSIVAVKRASFVNQWSQKEVEAEVQVGSTVSIHPNVLHLRGFCRTKKELLMVYPLMINNSLSYHLTERPDTFA; from the coding sequence ATGGTGTTCAATCTCCGAACCTTCAGTTTTGCTGAGTCCATCGAAGATGATCCAACACCTCCTAAAAGCTTCTCTCTAAAGGAGCTCCGAGTCGCGACAGACAACTTTAGCAGCAACAACATCGTGGGGGACGAGTGGGGCAGCAAGGTTTACAGTGGGCGCTTAGCCAATGGTTCGATAGTGGCAGTAAAGAGAGCAAGCTTTGTCAATCAGTGGAGCCAGAAGGAAGTCGAAGCAGAAGTGCAAGTGGGAAGCACGGTTTCGATACACCCAAACGTGCTACACCTGAGGGGCTTTTGCCGGACCAAGAAAGAGCTCTTAATGGTGTATCCATTGATGATCAACAACAGCCTATCTTACCATCTTACCGAGAGACCGGATACGTTTGCCTGA
- the LOC125315965 gene encoding BRASSINOSTEROID INSENSITIVE 1-associated receptor kinase 1-like — protein sequence MHRHICASNRLLNVHFEAVIGGLSVAIIMHERNVEEGTIEWSTWSADSGSHSRSYHRYEDVYVNAPFCGKLGFIAPEYHITDKCTLKNDVYAYGKMLLELILGQPIYDFRELLSREAFRLEDGLRILMNEGQLGRVIDSNLQGNYVEGAAERLVQFALLCTYEDPSLRPEMSEEV from the coding sequence ATGCATCGCCACATCTGCGCGTCAAATAGACTGTTGAATGTTCATTTTGAGGCCGTGATAGGAGGGCTTTCGGTTGCCATAATCATGCATGAGAGAAATGTAGAGGAAGGGACTATTGAGTGGTCCACGTGGTCAGCTGATTCGGGCTCCCATTCTCGATCATATCATCGCTATGAAGATGTTTACGTCAACGCCCCCTTCTGTGGCAAACTTGGGTTTATTGCCCCGGAGTACCACATTACAGATAAATGCACACTGAAGAATGATGTCTATGCATACGGGAAAATGCTTCTCGAGCTCATCTTGGGACAACCAATTTACGATTTCAGGGAGCTACTCAGTCGTGAAGCTTTCCGGCTGGAGGATGGGCTTAGAATACTTATGAATGAAGGTCAGCTAGGAAGGGTGATCGATTCCAATTTGCAGGGGAATTACGTGGAAGGAGCAGCAGAGCGGCTGGTACAATTTGCATTGTTGTGCACATATGAGGATCCATCTTTGCGACCAGAGATGTCTGAAGAGGTTTGA
- the LOC115737706 gene encoding BRASSINOSTEROID INSENSITIVE 1-associated receptor kinase 1-like yields MVFNFRILSFSGATREVGRTVDNTGNQLRRFSLIELQVATRNFDHENWLGEGSFGVVYRGRLADGSLVAVKRLRELSEDSERQFQTEVEVASIVHHPNLLCLIGYCNVEKERLLVYPFMVNRSLDFLLRQKAFQPLDWPIRMRIASGVARGMAHMHDQCHPSIIHRDVSCSNILLNADFKPVVGDFGLARIMHERDIVVGNAGGSIGCGSVSAAEVGKHPPLLPISPQLYQDTYVYTAVRGHIGYGAPEYISTGKCTRKVDVYLYGNMLLELISGRPFFHFSGLRNDWISRCMNENMLKRVVDPTLQGNYLPEEAERLVRLALLCADDDPSVRPKMSEVILLLENRLHGPDHSSRSSWSQSECDSTPYYSFPPSPSLEMAI; encoded by the coding sequence ATGGTGTTCAATTTCCGCATCCTCAGTTTCTCCGGTGCTACTCGAGAAGTTGGAAGGACGGTTGATAATACCGGTAATCAACTCCGAAGGTTCTCTCTCATAGAGCTTCAAGTGGCGACAAGAAACTTCGACCACGAAAACTGGTTGGGTGAAGGATCGTTTGGAGTGGTCTACAGAGGACGCTTAGCCGATGGTTCTCTCGTCGCCGTAAAACGACTGAGAGAGCTTTCCGAAGATTCGGAAAGACAGTTTCAGACAGAAGTGGAAGTGGCAAGCATTGTTCACCACCCCAACTTGTTGTGCCTGATAGGGTATTGCAATGTGGAGAAAGAGCGGTTGTTGGTCTACCCCTTCATGGTCAACCGCAGTCTCGACTTCCTCTTGAGACAGAAAGCCTTCCAACCACTCGATTGGCCAATCCGGATGCGGATAGCATCAGGAGTCGCGAGGGGGATGGCTCACATGCACGATCAATGCCATCCGAGCATCATACACCGCGATGTCAGTTGTTCAAACATATTGCTGAATGCGGACTTCAAGCCAGTAGTGGGAGACTTTGGCTTGGCCAGGATCATGCATGAGAGGGACATTGTGGTGGGGAATGCCGGAGGCTCCATCGGCTGCGGCTCGGTTTCTGCAGCTGAAGTGGGTAAACATCCGCCTTTGTTGCCCATATCACCTCAGTTGTACCAAGATACTTATGTCTACACCGCCGTGCGTGGACATATAGGATACGGCGCCCCCGAGTACATAAGCACTGgcaaatgcactcggaaggttGACGTCTATTTATATGGAAACATGCTTCTGGAGCTCATCTCAGGACGGCCATTTTTTCACTTCAGTGGGCTACGGAACGACTGGATTAGCAGATGTATGAACGAGAACATGTTGAAAAGGGTGGTTGATCCAACTTTGCAGGGGAACTATCTCCCCGAAGAAGCAGAACGACTCGTCCGATTGGCACTGTTATGTGCGGATGACGATCCATCTGTCCGACCCAAGATGTCTGAAGTGATTTTGTTACTTGAAAACCGATTGCACGGGCCGGATCATAGCAGTAGGAGTAGTTGGAGCCAAAGCGAGTGTGATTCGACTCCTTACTACTCTTTTCCTCCATCTCCTTCTTTGGAAATGGCTATATGA